The stretch of DNA TGGATCTGGTATATTAACATACAATACTTCGGGTCCGACTTTCAATTATAATTTTAGCGGAACTGGACTTAACAATATTAAGTATTGTTTAATCTACTATGCTGATCCATGGCCAGGGAATAATCCAGGTGCTTTGATTGCTAGTGGAACAGCGACTGCTAATAATCTTAGCCTGATAGGTTCTTATAACTTTGGATATGACTTACCAAATGCTAGTGATCAAAACGCTCCAGCTGGTGCAAAGATTTGGTTGGTTCCATGTGATGACTATGATGACACTACGAAGAGTATGAAGGCATGGTCACCAAGCACGTATTTGTTTGAAGAGAATTTGATTCAGTACGACGACACTGATAACTAAATAATCTAAAAGATTAGGATAATGCTGAAGGGAGGTTACCTCCCTTCAGCGAAGTCCAGTATGAAAGTATGAAAAAGATACTTGTTAGTTTAAGTATTATTGGAGTTGTTGCTGCAGTGGTTATTGGAGCAACGAGCGCTTATTTTTCTGATACTGAAACCAGCACTGGGAATACTCTCACCGCTGGGACTTTAGATTTACAAGTGGTATTTCCGTATGGCGGGGAACCTTATGCTGGTTTTCCCGGAACCCAAACTTATAATGGAGAGAATATTCCTCCAGTTGAAATTAACGATGTAAAGCCAGGAGATGAAGGCGTATTAAGATACCATATCAATAATATTGGTACTATTGGAGGAGAGATTTCAATAACCTTATCTAATGTAACTAACTCTCCTGGTGCTACTCCAGAACCAGAACTCACCCCTGATAATGGAGAATTAGGGGCTAATTTAGTGATAAATATTTGGTATGGAGATGAAGGTGAGTACCCAGATTATTCAAACCATGTTGTTACGGACACTATCATTAACGATTTAAATAACATCAAATATTTGCTTGGTGATTTAACGGCAGAAGGCGACCCAACCACTACTGATGGCAAAGACATTATGATTGAGTGGAAATTACCTTTAAGCGTTGGGAATGAGGTTCAAGGAGATATTGTCACTTTTGATATTGATTTAAACCTGGAACAAAAAGATTAGAATGAAACCATTTAAAATAATATATTACATTATTATTGCTTTTATTGGAGCAATTGCAGTTTTGTTGGTGGTTTCAGTTTTTCCCATTACTGGGAATTATAAAGTAATGATTGTTCAGTCAGGTTCAATGGCGCCAGAAATTAAGATGGGAAGTATAGTGATGGTAAAACCAACAGATGATTATAAGATTGGCGAGGTAATTACTTTTCAAGTGGGAAGGAACAAAGAGCCAATTACTCACCGAATTCACGATATCAAAGTTGTTGGGGGCGAGCCCCGCTATATTACCAAAGGTGATGCAAACAATGCCCCAGACCAGAGGGAGATTTCCCAGAGAGAGATTGTTGGCAAGGTTTTATTTGATATTCCTTATTTAGGATATGTAGTAGATTTTGCTCAAAAGCCCATTGGTTTTAGTTTAATTATTATTATTCCGGGTGCTGTCATTATTTTTGATGAAGCAAGGAAAATTTATGAAGAGATTAAAAAAAAGAAAGCCAAAAAAGCAGAATAGGGGAGTTATGAAAAAATCTATTTTGAGAATAGTTGTAGTTTTGCTAATCATGGGTCTCAATTGGACCGGTCTTTTAGCTATTGGCAGAACCCTCGCTTATTTTAACGATACTGAAAATACCTTAGAAAATAATCTTTCTGTTGGAACTTTAGATATTGTGCTGGACCCAGCCGGGGTTTATGTTTCAGGTTTGATGTATCCATCTGATGAAACATCCACTTCAATTAATTTTTCAAGTGTTGGGAGTATTCCCATCAAATATTTTTCAAAAATACTTCCTTTGACGGGAAATACGGATCCCTGCGTTTATGTCAATCTGAGTGCCACAGACGGCACACAAAATTATTCCGAGTCGTTGCTTGAATTTGTTTCCACCACTGCCACGCCAGAAGGACCTGTCAATTGGGATTATACGTTTACGATTGCTTCTTCGGCGCCGCCCGCTGTTTGGGGCAAGACCTGTTATTTCAAATGGTCTTTTACTGCCTGGGACAAGGATATGGCGGAGCCGAACAGTGGATTTATTGACATTGAGGAAAAATCCGGAGGCATAAAGATTGGCAAGACGATTGTTCTTAATGAAATTCTGGCAAATCCCATTGGGCCTGACGATGCCTATAAACCGAACGGCGAATGGGTGGAGCTTTACAACAACAGCAATATTGACATTAATGTTGCCGGCTGGGTTGTTTACGACTCTGATGACGAGCATAAACTTTACATAACAGCCGGAAATACCAATACCGGATCCACAATAGTGCCGGCGCACGGATTTTTGGTTGTCTATCGCGACGGAGACAGCGATTTTACCATTGACGATGACATAGAGACAATAAGGCTATATACCGGCTATCCTGTTTCTTCTTCAATTTTGATTGATTCTTATTCATATAGCGACGAGAAACCGGAGGGATATTCTTACGCCCGCATTCCGGATGGAGTGGGCGCATGGGTAGATCCAATTCCTACGCCTGGAGGACCAAATGTTTTAGATAATAAAGATGATATTACGTTCTCTGAACTTGTAGAAGAGTTTATGGATTCTAATGGAGGAACAGGAGATTTAATAGAGGAATTAGAAGAGTTAGAAGAGCCGATGGACATAGAGATAGTAACAGAGCCAGAAATAAGTACGGTAAGTGAACTCCCAGAGGATAGCATTATTGAAACAACCACTTCTTCTACAGAAGAAGTTATAGTTATAGAAGAAGAACCCGAGCCAGAGCTTGAACCAGAGCAGGAAACAGGAGAAATAGAGGAAGAAATTATTCAAGAAGAATCATTGATTGAAGAAGAAACTCCTACTGGAGAAGAGGAGATTCTTGAGGAAGAACCTGTTGTTGAGGGAGAAGAGCCAATTGAAGAGGAACCCGATCCCGAACCGGAACCATTAAAAGAGCCTGACCCCGAACCCGAACCTGAACCGGAACCAGAGCCAGAGCCAGAACCAGAACCAGAGCCAGAGCCAGAGCCCGAATTAAACAATAACGATAATACAGAAAATGAATAAAATATTTAATACAAGTTTAATTGTTTTAGGAATAGCTTTATTTTGCGCTACTCCAGTTTTTGCTAATGGTAATTTAATAGTAGAAGTTTGGGATGACTCACAGAGTAAATTTATACTGTTAGATTCTAATCCTTTATTCTCGGAGGCGAACTTTTTACCAGGTCAAGATGTTACCCGTTTGGTCAGAGTAAACAATAATAGTGAGAAGATTCAAAAAATAG from Patescibacteria group bacterium encodes:
- a CDS encoding SipW-dependent-type signal peptide-containing protein; this translates as MKKILVSLSIIGVVAAVVIGATSAYFSDTETSTGNTLTAGTLDLQVVFPYGGEPYAGFPGTQTYNGENIPPVEINDVKPGDEGVLRYHINNIGTIGGEISITLSNVTNSPGATPEPELTPDNGELGANLVINIWYGDEGEYPDYSNHVVTDTIINDLNNIKYLLGDLTAEGDPTTTDGKDIMIEWKLPLSVGNEVQGDIVTFDIDLNLEQKD
- a CDS encoding signal peptidase I — encoded protein: MKPFKIIYYIIIAFIGAIAVLLVVSVFPITGNYKVMIVQSGSMAPEIKMGSIVMVKPTDDYKIGEVITFQVGRNKEPITHRIHDIKVVGGEPRYITKGDANNAPDQREISQREIVGKVLFDIPYLGYVVDFAQKPIGFSLIIIIPGAVIIFDEARKIYEEIKKKKAKKAE
- a CDS encoding lamin tail domain-containing protein, encoding MKRLKKRKPKKQNRGVMKKSILRIVVVLLIMGLNWTGLLAIGRTLAYFNDTENTLENNLSVGTLDIVLDPAGVYVSGLMYPSDETSTSINFSSVGSIPIKYFSKILPLTGNTDPCVYVNLSATDGTQNYSESLLEFVSTTATPEGPVNWDYTFTIASSAPPAVWGKTCYFKWSFTAWDKDMAEPNSGFIDIEEKSGGIKIGKTIVLNEILANPIGPDDAYKPNGEWVELYNNSNIDINVAGWVVYDSDDEHKLYITAGNTNTGSTIVPAHGFLVVYRDGDSDFTIDDDIETIRLYTGYPVSSSILIDSYSYSDEKPEGYSYARIPDGVGAWVDPIPTPGGPNVLDNKDDITFSELVEEFMDSNGGTGDLIEELEELEEPMDIEIVTEPEISTVSELPEDSIIETTTSSTEEVIVIEEEPEPELEPEQETGEIEEEIIQEESLIEEETPTGEEEILEEEPVVEGEEPIEEEPDPEPEPLKEPDPEPEPEPEPEPEPEPEPEPEPEPELNNNDNTENE